A window from Drosophila subobscura isolate 14011-0131.10 chromosome O, UCBerk_Dsub_1.0, whole genome shotgun sequence encodes these proteins:
- the LOC117898279 gene encoding luciferin 4-monooxygenase-like has translation MDRRMPYKPQITFDDKLKVWSGGERSNYFAPHLSIGEIIFREMERHPKLIAQISATEKTILTREEVRLNAMRVASYMRRLGLKQTDIVGLIARNTTHLVAVAYACFFNGMPFHSLNISYEQETIEKLFSITRPRLIFCDGDEYERVVAATETLKLDATIITMRNHPLSSLRIQDILTTPIEDNFQPSHLEQGPDQTLAILCSSGTTGVPKAVTLTNSQQILWSCSAMPIDVVQYCHSTLDWYSGLSMCINCGVSSTTSIIADNKFDPGFLCHIIEEYKVTFLVQSPAQMAMLVGCPEFDSVDLSSIWRCVYGGTACSVEVQHRMRSRLQQADCLVFSYNLTEMNSLGCLNHHFDEKPNSVGRPVRGIKVKIINESGDALGPSEMGEVCFHNGQHWSGYYGNPEETRSMIDSQRWLHTGDLGYMDPDGFLYLVDRKKDMLKYQSIMYYPNEVERVICQMPNVAEACVFGVWDAVNGDEAAASVVKRPGTQLSAQDVVSFVGEHVDATYKQLNAGAIIVEELARSPNGKTHRMATKEHFLKVTRGRTFN, from the exons ATGGATCGGAGAATGCCGTACAAGCCGCAAATCACCTTCGATGACAAACTCAaagtgtggagtggaggcgAACGATCTAACTATTTCGCACCGCACCTTTCCATTGGAGAGATTATCTTCAGGGAGATGGAAAGGCACCCTAAGCTCATTGCTCAGATCTCAGCCACAGAGAAGACCATTTTGACCAGGGAAGAGGTTCGTCTCAATGCGATGCGAGTGGCTAGCTACATGCGGCGACTTGGCTTAAAGCAAACGGATATTGTGGGACTCATAGCCAGGAACACCACGCATCTGGTGGCCGTGGCCTATGCCTGCTTCTTCAATGGGATGCCGTTCCACTCGCTGAACATCTCCTACGAGCAGGAAACCATTGAGAAGCTGTTCAGCATCACCAGACCCCGACTGATCTTCTGCGATGGAGATGAGTACGAGAGAGTGGTGGCAGCCACCGAAACCCTCAAGCTGGATGCCACAATCATAACCATGCGTAATCACCCACTGAGTTCTCTTCGTATTCAGGATATTCTGACCACACCCATTGAGGATAACTTTCAGCCATCCCATCTGGAGCAGGGTCCCGACCAGACTTTGGCCATTCTTTGCTCCTCTGGTACCACGGGCGTACCCAAGGCAGTGACTCTCACAAACAGTCAACAGATCCTGTGGAGTTGCTC TGCCATGCCAATCGATGTTGTCCAGTACTGCCACAGCACCTTGGACTGGTACTCGGGACTCTCCATGTGCATCAACTGCGGAGTGTCCAGCACAACGAGCATTATTGCGGACAACAAGTTCGATCCTGGCTTTCTGTGTCATATTATCGAGGAGTACAAAGTGACATTCCTTGTGCAGAGTCCTGCCCAAATGGCGATGCTGGTGGGCTGTCCAGAGTTCGACTCTGTGGATCTGTCGAGCATTTGGCGTTGTGTCTATGGAGGCACTGCCTGCTCCGTGGAGGTACAGCATCGAATGCGGAGTCGCCTGCAGCAGGCGGATTGTCTGGTCTTCAGCTACAACTTGACGGAGATGAACAGCCTGGGGTGCTTGAACCATCACTTTGACGAGAAGCCCAACTCCGTGGGCCGCCCGGTGAGAGGAATCAAAGTGAAGATTATCAATGAGAGTGGCGATGCACTGGGCCCGAGTGAAATGGGTGAAGTTTGTTTCCACAATGGCCAGCATTGGTCGGGCTACTACGGGAATCCCGAGGAGACGCGCTCAATGATCGACTCTCAGCGTTGGCTGCACACCGGGGATCTGGGCTACATGGATCCAGATGGATTTCTGTATCTCGTTGACCGCAAGAAGGACATGCTCAAGTACCAGAGCATCATGTACTATCCAAACGAAGTAGAGAGAGTCATCTGCCAGATGCCCAACGTGGCCGAGGCCTGTGTCTTCGGAGTGTGGGATGCGGTCAATGGCGatgaggctgctgcctctgtggtAAAGAGACCTGGCACCCAACTCTCGGCCCAAGATGTTGTGAGCTTTGTGGGAGAGCATGTCGATGCCACATATAAGCAGCTGAATGCAGGAGCCATCATTGTGGAAGAACTGGCACGAAGTCCGAATGGAAAAACCCATCGAATGGCCACAAAAGAGCACTTTCTGAAGGTCACAAGAGGcagaacatttaattaa
- the LOC117898336 gene encoding luciferin 4-monooxygenase-like produces the protein MPHKPQITFDDKLKVWSGGERSNYFASHLSIGEIIFREMERHPKLIAQISATEKTILTREEVRLNAMRVASYMRRLGLKQTDIVGLIARNTTHLVAVAYACFFNGMPFHSLNISYEQETIEKLFSITRPRLIFCDGDEYERVVAATETLKLDATIITMRNHPLSSLRIQDILTTPIEENFQPSHLEQGPDQTLAILCSSGTTGVPKAVTVTNSQQILLTFFRLTSNDVQYTHSTLDWISGLITIISAGVFSVTSIIADNVFDPAFVCRMIEEYKITFIFQCPSHMAMLANSPEFDEADLSSIRFYIYGGSNCSLKVQNRIRSRLSHDCLHFAYAVTELNSVGCTNLHFDEKPNSVGRPIRGISLKIINEQDEALGPNETGQVCFHNGQNWSGYYGNPEETRIIQDAQMWLHTGDLGYMDDDGFLYIIDRQKDMLKYHNIMYYPNEIETVISQMPNVAEVCVFGVWDEVNGDEAAASVVKRHGTNLHAQDVVDYVKDSTDAKYKQLNAGAIIVDDLKRSANGKTNRHATKAHFLEVTNRRA, from the exons ATGCCGCACAAGCCGCAAATCACCTTCGATGACAAACTCAaagtgtggagtggaggcgAACGATCTAACTATTTCGCATCTCATCTCTCCATTGGAGAGATTATCTTCAGGGAAATGGAAAGGCACCCTAAGCTCATTGCTCAGATCTCAGCCACAGAGAAGACCATTTTGACCAGGGAAGAGGTTCGTCTCAATGCGATGCGAGTGGCTAGCTACATGCGGCGACTTGGCTTAAAGCAAACGGATATTGTGGGACTCATAGCCAGGAACACCACGCATCTGGTGGCCGTGGCCTATGCCTGCTTCTTCAATGGGATGCCGTTCCACTCGCTGAACATCTCCTACGAGCAGGAAACCATTGAGAAGCTGTTCAGCATCACCAGACCCCGACTGATCTTCTGCGATGGAGATGAGTACGAGAGAGTGGTGGCAGCCACCGAAACCCTCAAGCTGGATGCCACAATCATAACCATGCGTAATCACCCACTGAGTTCTCTTCGTATTCAGGATATTCTGACCACACCCATTGAGGAGAACTTTCAGCCATCCCATCTGGAGCAAGGCCCCGACCAGACTTTGGCGATTCTTTGCTCTTCTGGTACCACGGGCGTACCCAAGGCGGTTACTGTAACCAACAGTCAACAGATTCTCTTGACCTTTTT TCGTCTGACCTCCAATGATGTGCAGTATACACACAGCACACTGGACTGGATATCGGGTCTTATTACCATCATAAGCGCTGGGGTATTCAGCGTAACAAGCATTATTGCCGACAATGTCTTCGATCCTGCCTTCGTGTGTCGCATGATCGAGGAGTACAAGATCACATTCATCTTTCAATGCCCCTCCCACATGGCCATGCTGGCCAACAGTCCGGAGTTCGATGAAGCTGATCTGTCCAGCATTCGGTTCTACATTTATGGCGGATCCAACTGCTCCTTGAAGGTGCAGAACCGTATTCGTAGTCGCCTTAGCCACGACTGCCTGCACTTTGCATACGCGGTGACGGAGCTGAACAGCGTGGGCTGCACAAATCTTCACTTTGATGAGAAACCCAACTCCGTGGGGCGGCCGATTCGAGGCATCAGTCTAAAGATAATCAATGAACAGGACGAGGCCCTTGGACCAAATGAAACGGGTCAAGTCTGCTTCCATAATGGCCAGAATTGGTCGGGGTATTACGGAAATCCCGAGGAGACTCGCATAATTCAGGACGCCCAGATGTGGCTGCACACTGGGGATCTGGGGTACATGGACGATGATGGCTTCCTGTACATAATTGATCGGCAAAAGGACATGCTCAAGTACCACAACATCATGTACTATCCCAATGAAATAGAGACAGTCATCTCCCAGATGCCCAACGTGGCCGAGGTCTGTGTTTTCGGAGTGTGGGATGAGGTCAATGGAGATGAGGCCGCAGCTTCGGTGGTAAAGAGACATGGAACCAATCTGCACGCCCAGGATGTTGTGGACTACGTCAAAGACTCAACCGATGCCAAGTACAAGCAACTGAATGCAGGAGCCATCATTGTGGATGATCTGAAGCGCAGTGCCAATGGGAAAACCAATCGACATGCAACCAAGGCACACTTCCTGGAGGTCACCAATAGGAGAGCTTAG
- the LOC117898792 gene encoding microspherule protein 1-like, producing the protein MSLSKFKQQEMDTSSGNVMELRPIQNVSRAKIDAAALYERRKSRKSDEPKVHMISRWKPIDDLSLLTAMDRVNDLKVAHRVCKFSCLFSLKEVHQRWQALLFSPMDSQTAMSAIENLHPETAAAVRARTILSPEEEQLIMTIKSTEDPTLQQFQELIDQNAAIFLRERTAHHLHLYWQDLCKYMLLPDQVIPAAELAPYLQSFSEAEAQAFHVNVNEPIDEALEAELELQNRRNKRSIRLLENEISRMSVLVDSGRGPRELDNNTIACLCGHRVRFLMQHPEINFGRDGKEGSDWQVDVNLALEGPAEKVSRLQGTIKLRNDGLIFIANAGKREIFVQGKPLLTGHKTRLEDNMLVEICGLTFTFIINPDAIAAVRKQYVKTSEPLKEFARAK; encoded by the coding sequence ATGTCGCTGTCAAAATTTAAGCAGCAGGAAATGGATACGTCGAGTGGCAACGTGATGGAACTGCGTCCAATACAGAATGTTTCACGAGCGAAGATCGATGCCGCCGCCCTCTATGAGCGCCGCAAAAGCCGCAAAAGTGATGAGCCAAAGGTGCACATGATTAGCCGCTGGAAGCCCATTGATGACCTGTCCCTGCTAACGGCCATGGACAGGGTGAATGACCTCAAGGTCGCCCATCGTGTGTGCAAGTTCTCGTGCCTGTTCTCGCTCAAGGAGGTGCACCAGCGCTGGCAGGCGCTGCTCTTCTCGCCCATGGACTCGCAGACGGCCATGTCGGCCATCGAGAATCTGCACCCCGAGACGGCGGCCGCCGTTAGGGCGCGCACGATACTCAGTCCCGAGGAGGAGCAACTCATCATGACCATCAAGAGCACGGAAGACCCCACCCTGCAGCAGTTTCAGGAGCTCATCGATCAGAATGCGGCCATCTTTTTGCGGGAACGCACGGCCCACCATCTGCACCTTTACTGGCAGGATCTGTGCAAGTATATGCTGCTGCCCGACCAGGTGATTCCGGCAGCCGAACTGGCGCCCTACCTGCAGAGCTTCTCCGAGGCCGAGGCGCAGGCCTTTCACGTGAATGTCAACGAGCCCATCGACGAGGCCCTCGAGGCAGAGCTGGAGCTTCAGAATCGGCGCAACAAGCGCTCCATTCGATTGCTGGAGAACGAAATATCCCGCATGTCCGTCCTGGTGGACTCTGGCCGTGGCCCTCGCGAGCTGGACAACAATACGATTGCCTGTCTGTGCGGCCATCGGGTGCGCTTTCTGATGCAGCATCCCGAGATCAACTTCGGGCGCGACGGCAAGGAGGGTTCCGACTGGCAGGTGGATGTCAACCTGGCACTGGAGGGTCCGGCCGAGAAGGTGTCACGCCTCCAGGGCACCATTAAGCTGCGCAACGATGGCCTCATCTTCATTGCCAATGCGGGCAAGCGGGAAATCTTTGTGCAGGGCAAGCCCCTGCTGACGGGCCACAAGACGCGGCTCGAGGACAACATGCTGGTGGAGATATGCGGCCTGACCTTTACGTTCATCATCAACCCCGATGCCATCGCTGCCGTTCGGAAGCAGTACGTCAAGACATCGGAACCATTGAAGGAATTTGCAAGAGCCAAGTAA
- the LOC117898367 gene encoding luciferin 4-monooxygenase-like — protein MPYEPQITFDDKLKVWSGGERSNYFAPHLSIGEIIFREMERHPKLIAQISATENTILTREEVRLNAMRVASYMRRLGLKQTDIVGLIARNTTHLVAVAYACFFNGMPFHSLNISYEQETIEKLFSITRPRLIFCDGDEYERVVAATETLKLDATIITMRNHPLSSLRIQDILTTPIEENFQPSHLEQGPDQSLAILCSSGTTGVPKAVTVTNSQNCIFPGFLVPTDTVQYTHSTLDWFSGLSAIINAGVFSTTNIIADNDFDPAFMCRMVQEYKIGLVFQCSSHMAMLANCPELDEADLSSIEHYIFGGSRCSLHIQNRLRSRLKGQLIFSYSITELNSTGTLNLHFDEKPNSVGRPVPGNKIKIVNEQGVAVGPSEVGEVCLFNGQHWSGYYGDPAETRTIRDSEKWFHTGDVGCVDEDGFLFIDDRKKDMLKYQNIMYYPNEIETVISQMPSVAEVCVFGIWNADNGDEAAASVVKRHGTHLHAQDVSDFVRKHIGAKYKQLNAGVIIVDDLKRSGNGKTNRRANKEHFLNVQRSK, from the exons ATGCCGTACGAGCCGCAAATCACCTTCGATGACAAACTCAaagtgtggagtggaggcgAACGATCTAACTATTTCGCTCCGCACCTTTCCATTGGGGAGATCATCTTTAGGGAGATGGAAAGACACCCAAAGCTCATTGCTCAGATCTCAGCCACAGAGAATACCATTTTGACCAGGGAAGAGGTTCGTCTCAATGCGATGCGAGTGGCTAGCTACATGCGGCGACTTGGCTTAAAGCAAACGGATATCGTGGGACTCATAGCCAGGAACACCACGCATCTGGTGGCCGTGGCCTATGCCTGCTTCTTCAATGGGATGCCGTTCCACTCGCTGAACATCTCCTACGAGCAGGAAACCATTGAGAAGCTGTTCAGCATCACCAGACCCCGACTGATCTTCTGCGATGGAGATGAGTACGAGAGAGTGGTGGCTGCCACCGAAACCCTCAAGCTGGATGCCACAATCATAACCATGCGTAATCACCCATTGAGTTCTCTTCGTATTCAGGATATTCTGACCACACCCATTGAGGAGAACTTTCAGCCATCCCATCTGGAGCAAGGCCCCGACCAGAGCTTGGCGATTCTTTGCTCATCTGGTACCACGGGCGTACCCAAGGCGGTTACTGTAACCAACAGTCAGAATTGCATATTCCCTGGTTT CCTCGTCCCCACGGATACTGTTCAGTACACGCACAGCACCTTGGATTGGTTTTCGGGCCTCTCCGCCATCATCAACGCTGGAGTGTTCAGCACTACAAATATCATTGCCGACAATGACTTTGATCCCGCCTTCATGTGTCGCATGGTCCAAGAGTACAAAATCGGGTTAGTCTTTCAGTGTTCCTCCCACATGGCAATGCTGGCCAACTGCCCGGAGCTCGATGAAGCTGATCTGTCGAGCATCGAGCATTACATTTTCGGTGGCTCCCGCTGCTCCCTCCATATTCAGAATCGACTGCGTAGCCGCCTCAAGGGGCAGCTCATCTTCAGCTATTCCATAACAGAGCTGAACAGCACTGGCACCTTGAACCTACACTTTGATGAAAAGCCCAACTCAGTGGGTCGCCCAGTCCCTGGCAATAAGATCAAAATAGTCAATGAGCagggtgtggctgtgggccCAAGTGAAGTGGGTGAAGTGTGCCTCTTCAATGGCCAGCATTGGTCTGGCTATTATGGCGACCCAGCGGAGACGCGTACGATTCGAGACTCTGAGAAATGGTTTCACACCGGAGATGTGGGCTGCGTTGATGAGGATGGATTCCTCTTCATAGATGATCGCAAAAAGGACATGCTCAAGTACCAAAACATCATGTACTACCCCAACGAGATAGAGACAGTCATCTCGCAGATGCCCAGCGTGGCCGAGGTCTGCGTATTTGGCATTTGGAATGCGGACAATGGCGATGAGGCGGCAGCCTCTGTGGTGAAGAGGCACGGCACCCATCTGCACGCCCAGGATGTTTCAGACTTTGTAAGGAAACACATCGGGGCCAAGTACAAACAGCTAAACGCTGGCGTCATCATTGTAGATGATCTGAAGCGAAGTGGGAATGGCAAGACGAATCGACGCGCCAACAAGGAGCACTTTCTGAATGTTCAAAGGAGCAAATAG
- the LOC117897597 gene encoding BPTI/Kunitz domain-containing protein-like: MKFILVLACLALYVAHVSAQDNCRGRPVIQVCTGGRDEGHSRHSACRARFMAEMWWYNARARDCQKMRYLGCGGNNNRYCSLASCRRQCRR; encoded by the exons ATGAagttcattttggttttggcttgtCTGGCCCTTTATGTGGCCCACGTCTCTGCCCAGGACAACTGCCGTGGCCGTCCCG TGATCCAGGTATGCACTGGCGGCCGGGATGAAGGACACAGCCGTCATAGTGCGTGTCGAGCGAGATTCATGGCCGAAATGTGGTGGTACAACGCACGCGCCAGGGACTGCCAGAAGATGAGGTATTTGGGCTgtggtggcaacaacaaccgcTACTGTTCCCTAGCCAGCTGTCGCCGTCAGTGCAGACGCTGA
- the LOC117897844 gene encoding geranylgeranyl transferase type-2 subunit alpha, producing the protein MHGRVKVRTTEEERERKKKEHALKVRAYRAAMGRILKKRDAGELDDEMLGLTVQILHRNPDVSTLWNIRRECVLEKIKQLAAAATESSKSDEVQAEAEAEAESAAKPVEQEDKLQSVYGQELTLTEQCLMVNPKSYNAWHHRCWTLEHNPQADWEREVQLCNKYLKYDERNFHTWDYRRYVTAKAAVPAEQELDFCTEKIKVNFSNYSSWHHRSLLLPKLYPNEQRDRPMSEEKLQEELEMVLTAAFTDPNDSSAWFYQRWLLGGGAQADQPPKVVAFRMGATGAVVAFNKPCPDFEQFKVELASNEHTLKLESWQPADSRRTTWRTQTSIDYQKDESYCLKLAEQEIKLLPLPTGDGAFYFVPPHAASSCSKELFEELQTQLQSCYDLLEYEPESKWTLLTSALLMRAIDVTANHERSLDHLVQLQKVDALREGYYKDLAASWTLELELAKWVTSTEFPKRFELSAESALTSLPYGQYLAIADELELPAKLKEELGDRLPQTFAGLKL; encoded by the coding sequence ATGCATGGCCGTGTGAAAGTACGCACCACCgaggaggagcgggagcgcaAGAAAAAGGAGCACGCGCTCAAGGTGCGGGCCTACCGGGCGGCCATGGGACGGATACTCAAGAAGCGCGACGCAGGCGAACTCGATGACGAAATGCTCGGCCTGACTGTGCAAATCCTGCATCGCAATCCGGACGTGAGCACCCTGTGGAACATTCGTCGGGAGTGTGTGCTGGAGAAGATCAAGcagctggcagcggcagcgacagaaTCCAGCAAGTCCGACGAGGTgcaggcggaggcggaagcGGAAGCAGAGTCGGCGGCGAAGCCTGTGGAACAGGAGGATAAACTGCAGTCAGTGTACGGCCAAGAGCTAACCCTCACAGAACAGTGTCTAATGGTCAATCCCAAGTCGTACAATGCCTGGCATCATCGCTGCTGGACACTAGAGCACAATCCTCAGGCAGACTGGGAGCGGGAGGTGCAGCTCTGCAACAAGTATCTGAAATACGATGAGCGAAATTTCCACACCTGGGACTATCGGCGCTATGTGACCGCCAAGGCGGCCGTGCCTgccgagcaggagctggactTTTGCACCGAGAAGATCAAGGTTAACTTCTCCAACTATTCCAGCTGGCATCACCgcagcctcctgctgccgAAGCTCTACCCCAACGAGCAGCGCGACCGACCCATGAgcgaggagaagctgcaggaggagctggagatggtGCTCACCGCCGCCTTCACAGATCCCAACGACAGCAGCGCCTGGTTCTACcagcgctggctgctgggcgGTGGGGCCCAAGCGGACCAGCCCCCCAAGGTGGTTGCCTTTCGCATGGGAGCAACTGGAGCAGTAGTAGCATTCAACAAACCCTGTCCGGACTTCGAACAGTTCAAGGTTGAGCTTGCAAGCAACGAGCACACATTGAAGTTGGAGTCCTGGCAGCCTGCTGACAGCAGAAGAACCACCTGGAGAACACAGACATCGATTGACTACCAAAAGGATGAGTCCTACTGCTTGAAGCTGGCTGAGCAGGAGATCAAACTCTTGCCGCTGCCCACTGGCGACGGGGCCTTCTACTTTGTGCCGCCCCATgccgcctccagctgcagcaaggAGCTGTTCGAGGAACTCCAGACGCAGCTGCAGTCCTGCTACGATCTCCTGGAGTACGAGCCGGAAAGCAAGTGGACCCTCCTCACCAGTGCCCTGCTAATGCGAGCCATCGATGTCACCGCCAACCACGAGAGAAGTCTAGACCACTTGGTGCAGTTGCAGAAGGTTGATGCCTTGCGGGAGGGCTACTACAAGGATTTGGCTGCAAGCTGGACCCTGGAACTAGAGCTGGCCAAGTGGGTCACGTCTACCGAGTTTCCCAAACGCTTTGAGCTATCAGCGGAGTCGGCATTGACTTCGCTGCCGTATGGCCAGTATTTGGCAATTGCTGATGAACTGGAGCTGCCCGCCAAACTCAAGGAGGAACTGGGCGACCGATTGCCGCAAACGTTCGCAGGCTTGAAGTTGTAG